The Fulvivirga maritima genome segment AACCAAAACAGAAAACTCACACGTACCCTCCTCTTCCGGTAAATGTTCTAAAAACTTAGACAGAGCATCTATACCCCCGGCTGAGGCTCCTACTCCGACTATAAATAACTCCTGATTGTTGGCTTTAGTCATAAATTGTTAAATGCAATTTTGGGCAATACTATAACACAAACTTTACCCTGTAGTTTTATTGTATAAAAAATAGATTTGATTTTCTACACACTTTTTCAATATTAGCCATTCCGAGAGACTTCATGCTTCCCTAACTAACATTATTTCTAAAACTATAATTGATAGCATCATTATTGAATAAGCATATGATTAGAAAAGAGATGAAAGAAAATGAAAAAGAGAGTATTAATTTGCGATAACGACCCAGATATAGTAGAACTTGTTAGTTTAATCCTTAAAAGGAAGGGTTATGATGTTTTTTCTTCTGACAACTGTAATAAAGTAAACCAAAAAATAGAGAAATATCACCCTGATCTGATCATAATGGATTTATGGATTCCTGATTTAGGTGGAGAGAAAGCCACAGAATTGTTGAAAAATTCCACCGACTATAAACATATCCCGGTGGTTATACTTTCTGCAAATAATGAAATTGCCAACATAGCCAAGCGCAGTGGTGCGGAAGATTATTTAGCAAAGCCTTTTCATATAGAAACACTGGTAAAAAAGGTTAATCAATATATAGCCGCTTAGTCGTCTTCCTTCTTATCCTTGTCCTTTTTAGAGAAGAGGTTAAGCAGCCAGCTATCATTGACGGTCTTCATGACTTCATCAAGATCTTCTGTTCCTTTTTTAACATTTATTATAGTTTGCTCCAGATCCTTAGCTACAGTACTATCATTGAGTAATTTGTCAATTGCCCCTTTGCTATTATTAAGCTTAAGCATAAACTCTTTGAGCTCACGGCTAGCTACAGCTATGCTTTCTCCGGCCACATAGACGGAATCAAGCGTATAGTCTATTTGATTTCCCCAAGTACTATCAGAAAGTGCTCTGGCTATTAAACCATTTCCATGATTTACCTGGTAGGCAGCTCTTTCTACCTCACGTGTAATGCCTGCGGCGTGTTTAGAACTTTCCTCTAAAGAAGCTACCATTGAGGTAACTCTTTGAGCCATGGAGGTATCTGAAACCACTTTACCTAACAGACCTTCTGCATTTTTTATTTGATTACTAATAGTGAGCAGGTTAGCCGTTAAATCCTGTGCATTATCAGAGGTTTGCTTAAATGAAGCCACCACATCATCAAGGCTTACTGGTTCTTTACTTTTCAATTCATCATCCTGAGCTATGCTTTTTGACTGTGCTCCACCAGCCGATATACTTACTATTTTATTGCCCATAAGCCCATCAGACACTATGGAAGCAAAGGCATCTTCTTTAATAAACTGAGCTGATTCTTTATTAATGAGTAACACGGCACGAACCGTAGAGTCAGTAGCAATTTCTATATCTTTAACCGTACCCACTTTTATGCCCGAAAAACGCACATTATTTCCTGGTTGCAAACCACTTACATTTTTAAAGGTAGTGGTTATACGCACTTTATCTCCAAAGAGCTGCTGCTGGCTCCCTAAAAAATAAACCATCCCAATAAAAAACGCTATGCCTATTACTATAAATACGCCTAGCCTAATATCCCTTTTTACGTTCTTTTCCATTTTTTCGGGTTCAAATCATTCAAAAAAGTTCTTTAACCATGGGTCATCATCATTGCTCAACTCATCATAAGATCCTTCAAAGGCAAAAATGCCATCTTTAACTACTTTCATTCTGTTAGCTGTAATTTGAGCACACTTCATATCGTGTGTTATTATAACTGATGACATATTATATTTGTCTTGCATCTCTAATATGAGATTACTAATTTCTTTTGCCGTAGCAGGGTCTAAACCTGTAGTGGGTTCATCATAAAGCATGATTTCTGGTTGCAGAATCAAGGTTCTGGCCAGAGCTATTCGTTTATTCATTCCCCCAGACAGCTCAGAAGGCATCTGTTTTCTGGTATCTTCCAAACCTACATTCTCCAGTGCCTCTTCTATTCTATTTTCTATTTCATCCTTATCTGGCTTGTTAGGCAATCTTTCTAATGGAAATCGCATGTTTTCCTCTACAGTCATAGAATCATATAAAGCCCCGCCCTGAAAAAGAAAGCCTACTCTTCTACGATATTCATTGAGTTCATCTTCTTTATGCAAGGCCCGTATGTCAGTTCCTAACACCTGAATATCACCTTCATCCGGTTCTATAAGCTTTACTATACATTTAATAAGTACCGATTTGCCTACACCGCTTTGGCCTAATACCACCAGGTTTTCACCTTTATTAAGATCAAAGTCTATTCCTTTTAAGATAGCATTACCATCAAATGCTTTTTTTAAACCTGATACCGATATTGCTTTTTCTTCCATATCAAATAAACAATTGGGTAAGTTGCACGGCCATCAGATCTATAACAAAAACAAACATAGAAGATACTACTACCGCCCTGTTAGCGGCATTTCCTACTCCAGTGGTACCTTTTGAGGCATTTACTCCTTCATAGCACCCTATAATACCAATAGCAAAACCAAAGAAAAACGTTTTTAGCACTGCAGGTATGATATCGCTAAAAACTAAGGCCTCTAAAGACTGATGATAAAACAACTGCACGCTTACATCACCTTCCAGGTTAACTCCCACGTATGAACCTATCAATGAGACAGCATCAGCATAAAACACCAGTACGGGTAACATGAGTGAGGTAGCTACTACTCTGGACACCACTAAATAATTAAAGGCATTTGCTCCAGACACTGTCATAGCATCTATCTGCTCTGTAACTTTCATAGAGCCCAGCTCTGCACCAATTCCGGAGCCCACTTTACCTGCACACACCAAGGCGGTAAGTACAGGACCTATCTCTCTGATGATAGAAATGGAGACCATAGCCGGCAGCCAGCTCTCTGCACCAAATTGCTCCAGCGTAGGTTTAGTTTGGAGAGTCATTACCATGCCTATTATAAAGCCTGTGGTAGTAACCAAAAATAGAGATTGATAGCCTAGCTTGTAGGCTTGATTAATAGTTTCTCTAATTTCTAGAGGACCCCTAAAAATTTGCCGGAAAAAAAGCGCTGTATAGCGCCCTATTCCGGCAATATTAATGAGGAATTTCTGTAAAGAATCAGGTAATGATCCTGTTATTTTCATTTTTTATAATTACTCGGCATTAATTACACCACAACCGATTCTTGCTCCGGCAGCACCTGAAGGCTGAGAAGTAAAATCATCTGCTCCGGCATGGATAATTACCGCTTTACCTACCACATTAGAGTTTACTTCACCACCAATGCTCCAATCTTTGGCCACAATAGATAAAGATCCTTTGCCATCTTCTCCTACTGTCATGTTGCCTATATCACCTTTATGGAAAGTTTCTGAACCTCTTTTACCATGATCTACGCCTGTAGGATTCCAGTGACCACCAGCAGACTTACCATCAGGAGCACTACAATCTCCTTTTTCATGAATATGCACTGCATGCTCTCCCGGAGTAGCATTTTCTACATTTATTTCAAATTGAATACCTTCTGGAGTTTCAGTAAAGGTGGCTGTTCCGGTAATTTCACTATCAGATTTAGCTTCGATCATAGCTGTGGCCACTTTCATCTCCACTTGCTCTGTAACCGTTTCAGTCATGCCTGTATCTTCGGTCTCTTCCATAGTGTCAATATTACCACTATCTTTATCTTTAGTACCCGGGCTACAAGCTACTACAGAAACGGCAATACCTGTAGCTAAAAAAAAGCTTCTTAATTTTCTCATAATAATTCTCTTTTAGTTGGTTAATTTTTACTCATTACCCATCAGCTCCCTTCATTATCACTATTTATTTTTATGCTCATGAGTAACATCTAAGAAATGCGCTCACCCCCGTTTTTGTTATTACACAGTCCCTTTTTTTTGCTTTATCAGGGTCAGTAAAATTCAGTTAGTAACTAAAGCATTTTCTATTCTCAATAAAAACAGACTACTTTGCGTTTTCTCCTAAAGACATTTGAAAAGACTCATTTACATATCAGTTATTATTTTCATGCTGCTTATAGCATGCAACAGCGCCAAGTACACTACGGTGAAGCATGTGAAGCCAGTAAATAGGCATCGTTTTTTTAATAGAAAAGGTGACAAAGGCAAAAAGAGAGTAAAATATGTTAAAGTGAAGATCTTAAAAAAATCACCTACCGTAAAACCTAAAAAGTCTAAACCTCCCAAAAAGAAAAAAGAGAAAAACACAGAAGAATTAGCACCATCAGATTCTACACAACTTGAGTCTATACCCAATGAACCAGACAGCACAGGACTACATTAATGAGGGAGTAATGCTCTCTAAACAAAATGACTTTGCTACGGCCATAGAAAAATACAGCCATGCCCTAAGCATTAATCCTGGACAGGCCGAAGCTTTATACAACCGAGCCAAATGCTATGTAAAACTACAGCAGGTAGAAAAGGCTCTGCAAGACTTTGATACCCTCATAGAGCATCATAACTCAGTAGCCTTCTATTATAGTGAACGAGCTGTAGTAAGGCACTTGAACAAACAAAATGATAAGGCCATGGAAGATCTGGACAAAGCCGTGGAGCTAGAACCAGATAAACCTTTCCGATACTCCAGTCGTGCTTTTATAAAAGAAAAAATGGGAGATCTACAGGGTGCATTGGCAGATTATGAAAAAACCATTAGCCTAGATCCTGAAGACGCCATTGCTTTTAATAATAAAGGATTAGTAGAAGAGCAACTCGGCTACATGGAACAGTCCAAACAGAGCTTCCATCAGGCTGATTCACTAGAACCTAAAAAAGCCTCTCAAAAGCAAGTATCTATACCTGAACCGCGCAAAGAGCCGGTTAAAAAGGTAAATATTGAGCAAAAGCAAAAAACCACTTCTATTGAAGTAGAAAAAGGTGAAGAGCCTAAACTGACTATAAAAGGATACTTCCAACAGATAAAAAGATTAATCTCTGACTCTGAAGAAAGAAAGCAGTTTAAAAACTTTATAAAGGATACTTTATCAGGCAATAAAGACTAATTCAATCCTCTTAGGACTGTATCAATATTCTTCCTGAAAAAGATCTTCAAAGGTTTTATTTGAGCCATATGTGAGCGTACTATTGAGCCATAAAGAATCGACACAAACAGATTAGCAAGCTCAGTAGTATCACTAATGGTAGTTATTTCCTTATGAAAGATAGCTTCAAGCACAAACTTTTCCATCATCTGAGGTATTGACAAAATCTCTATGCTGCTGAGACTTTCCTCATTAGGGTAAAGCAATGCCCGCTCCACAGGCCTTAAAGGATAAGGTGATGGCGGCCGGTTTAGCCCCATAAAATAGCTGATCAGGCTCAGGATTAATCCCGGATTCTTGTCTATTGTTTCTGCCATTTTATCAAAAACATAATAAACAGCCTCCAGTCCTTCTCTGGGTGAATGGTATAACTCTATGGCTCTGTCAAGACACCATATTCTTAAGTAATATAGTAACACATCGTCTTTCTGTGGAAAATACTTAAAAAATGTTACCTTAGATACTCCTGCTTTTTCACAGATATCATCGACATACAGTTCAGCGAATGAGCCTTTACCGACTAGCTGTTTAGAAGCAATTAAAATATCTAATTTTATTTTGGCGGATTTACGCTCTCTTAGACCTACTTCCATAAAAATTTAATTGCTGAACAATATAAGTGTTATTCTTTACAAATAGCACCTAATTTTATAATTTTCACTATTAAAGGCCTATATTAAGAAAATTTATACCTCAAAATCATATGCATTCTAGAATTTACTGCCTGCTTCTAGTTATTATAGCCTTTAGCTGTAATCCCCCAGAAGCCTCCGAGTCATTACATGTTCAGGGCACGGTAGCAGACAGTGCCATGGTAGTATCGGCGCATCCATTAGCCACTGAAGTTGGCCTTAAAATATTACATGAGGGAGGAAATGCAGTAGATGCGGCTATTGCCGTACAATTTGCGCTGGCAGTAGTGTACCCTGCAGCAGGAAATATTGGTGGTGGTGGCTTTATGATTTATCGTGACAAAGAAGGTAACACCGATGCCCTTGACTTTAGAGAAGCAGCCCCCCTGGCAGCTCGTAGAGACATGTATTTGGATAAAAATGGAAATGTAATAGAAAACCTAAGTACACTGGGACACTTGGCTGCCGGCATACCAGGAACAGTAGATGGCATGGTAGAAGCTCATAAGAAGTATGGCTCCAAACCCTGGGAGCAACTGGTGCAGCCGGCCATTGACTTGGCAGCTAAGGGTTTTACGCTCACCCAACATGAAGCAGAAGGCCTGAACGAAAATTACTCTAACTTCCTGGCCAATAACACCACTACCTATCAAGACTGGATTTCTGATCAATGGAAAGAAGGTGACTCCATAAAATGGCCTGATTTGGCAAAAACTCTTACCTTGATAAGAGACAACCAACGGGAAGGATTCTATGGAGGAGAAACCGCTCAGTTACTGTTAGCAGAAATGCACAGAGGTAATGGCATTATGACTTTTGAAGACCTTGAGAACTATCATGCCAGCTGGAGAACGCCAGTAACCGGAAATTATAAAGGATATAAAGTGATTTCAATGCCTCCACCCTCTAGCGGCGGTATAGCACTCATGCAGCTTTTGTACATGACAGAAGATTACCCATTAAAAAAATGGGGGATTTCACAGCCCCAAGTCCATTCACTATATGGCTGAAGCCGAAAAAAGAGTGTATGCTGACAGAGCTACTCACCTGGGAGACCCGGATTTTCATCTGGTACCACAAAAGGAGTTACTTAATAAGAACTATCTAAAAAACAGAATGAAGTCAGTCAATAGTGACAAGGCTACACCAAGCGATTCTATTAAAGCGGGTATGTTTAGCCCTTACGAAAGTGAAGAGACCACTCACTATTCAATAGTAGATGCTCAGGGCAATGCCGTTTCTATCACTACCACACTCAATGGCAGCTATGGTTCAAAAGTAAGAGTGGCTGGTGCAGGTTTCTTTTTAAACAATGAAATGGATGACTTTAGCATCAAGCCTGGCACCCCTAATATGTACGGACTTGTTGGTGGAGAAGCTAACGCCATCGCTCCTTTCAAGCGCATGCTTAGCTCTATGACTCCCACTATTCTAGAGAAAGACAACCAGCTGTTTATGGTAGTAGGCACTCCGGGAGGCAGCACTATTATCACCTCTGTTTTTCAGACTATTATTAACGTTACAGAATACGACATGAGCATGCAGGGAGCCGTAAATGCTGGCCGTTTCCATGACCAATGGCGCCCTGATAAGTTATTTATGGAAAGGAATGCTATTGATAAACGCACTGTTGACCAACTTAAAACCATGGGCTACGGTATTGATGAAAGAGGAACTATAGGTCGGGTAGACGCCATTTTAGTATTACCCAATGGCCAGCTTGAAGGAGCAGCTGATCCCCGTGGAGATGATGAAGCCATGGGATATTAAAAGCCATTACACTTTCTATTGTTGATACTCCTCTAATTAACTAATAATTGTAATTTAGGGCTTAATTTTATAAAGCATAGATCAAATAATAGATAGCCCCGTTTCAGAGTTTCAAAAAGGTAAAATCTACAAAGACGCCGGTTTAACACTTTGTACTTTCTTGGGAGGACCGATAGTTGCTGGCTACTTACTAGCTGAAAATTTCAAAAAATTAGGCAAAAGTCATTTAGTCAGTCAAACCTGGACTTATACAATATTCTTTACTCTGGCATTATTACTCATTTTAATATTTATTCCGGAAGACATTAATATTCCTAATATAATATTCCCTGTAATAGAAGTAGCCATAGTACGCTACCTGTTTACTTCACTCCAAAAACAAGACGCAGAGGCTTATATAGAGTCTGGTGGTGAATATTATGGATGGGGTAGAGTAATACTCATATCTTTAATAGGTTTGGTAATAACAGTGGCAGCTATTTTAGTATTATCCATTTTCTTTCTTTAGGGTAAAGTAAAGGTAGCATATAATTCTACAGGATAATTTATGAGATGAAAAAAGGCTGGTCATTTGCGAGTGACCAGCTTTTTTGTTTAATATCTCAATCTAGTTTTTCATAATGGTGAACTCCACTCTCCTATTCAGTTTCCGGGTCATAGGATCATCATTATCGGCAATAGGCTTACTTCCTCCATATCCCTTACCTGAAATCCTTTTGGAAGCAATACCATGATCTACCAAATAGTCCTTTACGGCCTCCACCCTAGCCTTAGATAGTTTCACGTTATATTTAGGAATACCTCTATTATCAGTATGTCCTTCCAATCTAATTTTCATATCAGGGTTTTGTTTCATCAAATCTACCACCAAATCCAGCTCTTGATATGAGCTCTCTAGAATGGTGGGTTTAGACTGTTCAAAAAGGACATTCTTAAGATGTACTTTGGTTCCAACAGAAATCGGCTGAAGGTTATAATTGATTTCCACTAGCTTCATTTCTCCCGTGTTCACTTCCAGATTTTCTCTCTGGCTAATGTACCCAGGAGCATCTACCCTCACTTCGTATTTTCCTGAAGCGGGAATACTCAAAGAATAATACCCATTTTCAGCAGCAGTAGTTACCTCCTTTTTAAATTCAGTCTCTGTGCCAGATACGGTTACAATGGCATTAATAGATTGTCTGCTATCCTTGTTCAGCACCTTACCATACATAGTTACCTGATTAGCTCTAGACTCAGGCACATCAGTTACTTCCTTAATCTGCACCACTGGTTCTTCTGGCGCTTCAGGCTCAGCCATCATAATGGAGTCTATTGGCTTTTCAGTATAAAAACGAATATCACTATATCCATCACTATTAATAGTAGATGCATAAAGGGCAAAATCATCATATATTCTATAGCCGGTTTCTCTTCCCTTCGTATTTAAAACCTGTAAGCCTTTGGGCTCAGACCAGTTTTGCCAGGTGTTATCGAGCCTTTCAGAAACAAAAATATCACTACTTCCTTTTCCTCCATGACCGTTAGAAGCAAAATAAAGGGTTTTGTTATCATCAGAAATGTAAGGCGTAAACTCCTGAAATTCCGTATTAATGGTACTTCCCAGGTTTTTAGGATCACCCCAGCTACCATCTGGCTTACGAAGACATACATAAATATCTTCGGCTCCACGGGTACCGTATGATTCTAAGGACATTACTAATACTTGCTCATCTTTAGAAAGGTACCCTCCCGGATTATCAGAAAGGTTTTTAAAATAAGGAATATTAACATCCTGAGGAGCAGACCATCCCTTTCTTGTTTTCTTAGCGGTAGAAATACCCTGAGTTCTCACTATGCCGTTTTCTTCCTTATAATGGTTATGCAAAACGATAGTTTCTCCTCCATCTTCAAAGCCTATTACACCGTTCCAATTACGACTGTTTAATTCTTTAACATTCTGAGGTTCAGACCACTGATGATCATCAGTAAGCGTACTAACCCATATATCTCCCTCATCTCTTATTCCGCCTACATTAGCAGGATGATTTCTACGTGTAAAGTATAGCTTTTGTCCATCGGGAGAAAGTACAGGGTTAATCTCATCATACTGAGAATTAACCGCAGCCAATATATTTTTATCCTGGCTTTGCCCCATTCCTGATGTAGATATAACTAACATCAAAAACAGAACACAAAAGTTTTTAATCATATTTTATAGCACTTATTTTAAAAATGAAAAGGATCTTGCTGTCCTAGGAGAACTTAAGCACAAAAAGAGGCTTATTCATAGAATATGACAAGGTTCTGGTAAGGCTTTTATGCAACATACTTCCTACAAAACCCCTTGATTTTCTAAAAACCATAAGCAAATCGCTGTTCTCTTCCTCCATATATTCTTCAATTCCTAATCCTATCTCATCTTTAAACTCTTTATTAACAAAGTTTATTTTCTCGTATTGGATGAAACTCCTTAGATCACTGACGAACTCCTTATATTCTCTATCATTGTTCTTCACATTGATATGTAACACGCTTATGCGGGCATCAAACATTGTAGCAAATGAGATCACTTCCTGAATGGCCTTTCTGTCCTCACTCATAAAATCTGAGGCATACACTATTTTTCTAAAGCCTTCAAAAGAAGCATCCTTAGGAATACATAAGGTGGGTATTTTAGCCTTTTCAATTACTTCTTCGGTATTACTACCCCAAAATATATCGTTTGACTTACTAATACCCGTGGTACCCATAACACACAGATCATAACCATTTCTAAATTGCTCCAGCAGGTTATCTATCAAATCACCGAGCACCAATTGGTAGTCACAGTTTACGCCATCTTGCTTATAATCTTCATTGATGCGCGATACTATACCTTCCAATTTAACATCAGCCATATTTAAGCGCTCTTTGAAAGTCTTGCCAATGGATTTTTCACCTAGCAGTTTATTGAAGTCCGATTCAGTAAACACATGAATAAGCGTAATATTAGAGTGGAATTTTCTGGCTACTTCCACAGCATATTCCAGTGCGTTCAGAGATGTTTCTGAGAAATCAATGGGGCAGATTATTTTGTTCATTACGACAAATATAGTACATCAATTATTTAATCAAAATTGTAATTATTATCTCCTGAGCTAACCCAGGAGTTATTTTTGATAGAAAACCTCCAAGGTAAAAGAGCATCCTCTTTGGCATATCTTACACCAATCCTGGCACTTCTCTCTATCAACTTATCGCTTACTACTATCCCCTTTTCTAACCATACTGTATCTTCTGTAAGGTCATGTTGGTTATGCTCCAGGCCTATGCCTAAAGCTTGTGTTAGCTTACCTGGTCCAGAAGTAAGTTTCTCATTATTAGAGGATAGCCCTCTGCGCAACATCATGGTATCTATTCCTTCTACTGGTTCTATAGCCCTTACCAGCACCGCCTCTGCCACTCCGCTATGGTTTGTAACCACATTAAACAGCTTGTGAATACCATAACATAAATATACATAGCTGGTGCCACCTTCCATAAATAAAGTCTCTGTTCTTGCTGTTTTTCTTTTATTAAAAGCATGGCAAGCTTTCTCTACTTCTGAGTAGGCTTCGGTTTCTACAATTATTCCTGCAGAATATTTATCGTCAATGCGGGTACACAATTTTTTTCCTATTAAACTTTTTGCTACCTCAGTGACCTCATCATTAGTAAAAAAGGATTTCTTAAGTTTCATATCTAAAGATTAACAAAAAAAAACGTTTTTCGTTAGTCAAAATAATCAACTAAATAACGGACATCCTCTACTTGAATAAGAGTATGTTTGCAGTCAAAATTTAACAACATTACAACAATGAAAAACTTATTACTATCAGCCTTTGTGTTTTTAAGCGCTATATCTGCTTACGCACAGATCAACATCCCACAACCAAGCCCTACTGCTACGCTTAAACAAAACGTAGGCCTTACCGAAGTAGAGATTATATACTCAAGACCAGGCGTGAAAGATCGTGAAATATTTGGCGACCTTATCCCTTACGGTGAAGTTTGGAGAACAGGCGCTAATGCTTCTACCAAAATCACTTTTAAAGAAGAAGTAACACTTGGTGGAGAAGCCATTCCTGCAGGAACTTACGCTTTATACACTATACCCGGAGCTAAAGAGTGGACTGTAATTATTCACAAAAACACTTCTTTATGGGGAGCAGGAAACTACAATGAGGATGAAGATTTAGCCAGATTTACTGTACCTGCTACTGCTACTAAAGATTTCACTGAAACGTTTACTATTGACTTTAGTGATTTCACCTCCACTACTGCTAACATTAATATAAAATGGGAGAAAACTTTAGTGGCTATTCCATTAGAAGTAGAAGTAGATAGTAAAGTAATGGCACAGATTAAAGAGCAAATTCTTGATGCTCAAGGTGAAGTGAACCCTCAGCTTTATTCAGGTGCTGCCACTTATTATTATGAAAGTGGTAAAGATCTAAAGCAAGCGCTTACTTGGATTGATGAAGCTATAAAAGCTAACCCTAAAGCATTTTGGTTAGTACACAGCAAAGCTAAAATTTTAGCTAAACAAGGAAAGAAAAAAGAAGCAATAGCTACCGCGAAAGAGTCTATGAAAATGGCTAAAGAAAGCCCTCAAGGTGACTTCGGTTATGTGAAGAATAACGAAAACCTAATTGCCGAAATTAACAAAAGCAAATAAGGATTGATAGATATAAAGAAGGCCGCTTTAATGATTTAAAGCGGCCTTCTTCTTTTTATAGATAACTTATTCTAGACCTTCAGTAATTGCTCTACCACTTCCTGTGTTTTTTCTTTGTTTAAATAGCCAGAAAACAAATGATGTACTCCTTCCTCATTTTGAAAGAGTAAAGTAGGAAAACCAGAAGCCAATGGAGCCGCCTTTTCAAATTCAGCAGTAGTAGCTTCTATATTTTTTTCTGATAACCATTCTTGATTAAACTTCTCTACATCTATGCCTTCTGCCTGAAGTAATGGATGATATACTTCAGCTGCATCTAATCGTTTACCTTCTGCAAACATAATTTTCTGAACGGC includes the following:
- a CDS encoding DNA-3-methyladenine glycosylase, whose protein sequence is MKLKKSFFTNDEVTEVAKSLIGKKLCTRIDDKYSAGIIVETEAYSEVEKACHAFNKRKTARTETLFMEGGTSYVYLCYGIHKLFNVVTNHSGVAEAVLVRAIEPVEGIDTMMLRRGLSSNNEKLTSGPGKLTQALGIGLEHNQHDLTEDTVWLEKGIVVSDKLIERSARIGVRYAKEDALLPWRFSIKNNSWVSSGDNNYNFD
- a CDS encoding DUF2911 domain-containing protein, producing the protein MKNLLLSAFVFLSAISAYAQINIPQPSPTATLKQNVGLTEVEIIYSRPGVKDREIFGDLIPYGEVWRTGANASTKITFKEEVTLGGEAIPAGTYALYTIPGAKEWTVIIHKNTSLWGAGNYNEDEDLARFTVPATATKDFTETFTIDFSDFTSTTANINIKWEKTLVAIPLEVEVDSKVMAQIKEQILDAQGEVNPQLYSGAATYYYESGKDLKQALTWIDEAIKANPKAFWLVHSKAKILAKQGKKKEAIATAKESMKMAKESPQGDFGYVKNNENLIAEINKSK
- a CDS encoding universal stress protein; amino-acid sequence: MNKIICPIDFSETSLNALEYAVEVARKFHSNITLIHVFTESDFNKLLGEKSIGKTFKERLNMADVKLEGIVSRINEDYKQDGVNCDYQLVLGDLIDNLLEQFRNGYDLCVMGTTGISKSNDIFWGSNTEEVIEKAKIPTLCIPKDASFEGFRKIVYASDFMSEDRKAIQEVISFATMFDARISVLHINVKNNDREYKEFVSDLRSFIQYEKINFVNKEFKDEIGLGIEEYMEEENSDLLMVFRKSRGFVGSMLHKSLTRTLSYSMNKPLFVLKFS